The Peribacillus sp. FSL E2-0218 genome contains a region encoding:
- a CDS encoding response regulator transcription factor — protein sequence MIKVLFVDDHEMVRIGVSAYLTAQADIEVIGEADNGLKAVELALELRPDIILMDLVMPEMDGIEATKRIIEKWPEAKIIIVTSFLDDEKVYPALEAGATSYMLKTSKASEIARAVRSTFQGQSVLEPEVTGKMMEKLRRPKKNERHEQLTNREMEILLLMTQGKTNQEIADELYIALKTAKVHVSNILSKLEVQDRTQAVIYAFKHSLVDDEQ from the coding sequence ATGATTAAAGTATTATTTGTCGATGACCATGAAATGGTTCGGATTGGGGTGTCGGCCTATTTAACGGCCCAAGCGGACATCGAAGTGATCGGGGAAGCGGACAATGGTTTGAAGGCAGTCGAACTGGCTTTGGAATTGCGTCCGGATATCATTTTGATGGATTTGGTCATGCCGGAAATGGATGGCATAGAAGCGACGAAGCGAATTATCGAAAAATGGCCCGAAGCCAAGATCATCATCGTGACAAGCTTCCTGGATGATGAAAAAGTGTATCCGGCCTTGGAAGCCGGGGCAACGAGCTATATGCTGAAAACCTCGAAGGCAAGCGAAATTGCCAGAGCCGTCCGGTCCACCTTCCAAGGACAAAGCGTACTGGAGCCTGAGGTGACCGGGAAGATGATGGAGAAGTTACGCCGCCCGAAGAAAAACGAGCGGCATGAACAATTGACAAACCGTGAAATGGAAATCCTGCTTTTAATGACACAAGGGAAAACGAATCAGGAAATAGCCGATGAACTATACATTGCCCTGAAAACGGCCAAGGTGCATGTTAGCAATATATTAAGTAAGCTTGAAGTGCAGGACCGCACCCAAGCGGTGATTTACGCATTTAAGCATTCACTCGTCGATGATGAACAATGA
- a CDS encoding sensor histidine kinase: protein MSIVTRQILSALGVSFVLSLLLPAVIFFIFPLSDWGLLWEKVVMGLPFVIFLPSLVMTAGLIYGAVSGMFFKRQLQRVDEGLYLLEQGRLPSQPETYPISELATMVERMNQIHKQINEQTKLSQKMANEKAIDQEKQIQEIVSQERNRLARELHDSVSQQLFAASMFMSAITESQTDMDKTEMKQFKVVEEMIHQSQLEMRALLLHLRPVALKGKSLQAGMKELLEELAQKVTMDIDWKAEPVILDKGIEDHLFRILQESISNTLRHAKATSLEVLLIVRDGLIIFRITDDGIGFNTEEAKAGSYGLQNMHERAVELGGTMQLVSVPNKGTKLEVKIPLIHTGGDQDD, encoded by the coding sequence ATGAGCATCGTGACACGCCAGATCTTGAGTGCCCTAGGTGTTTCCTTCGTTCTTTCGCTTCTTTTGCCGGCGGTGATTTTCTTTATTTTCCCGCTGTCCGACTGGGGCTTGTTATGGGAGAAAGTGGTCATGGGGCTTCCCTTCGTCATTTTCCTGCCAAGTCTGGTCATGACGGCAGGGCTGATTTATGGAGCCGTTTCAGGAATGTTTTTTAAAAGGCAGCTGCAAAGGGTGGATGAAGGCCTTTACTTGCTGGAACAGGGCCGCTTGCCTTCACAGCCGGAAACCTATCCGATCTCGGAGCTCGCGACCATGGTGGAACGGATGAATCAAATTCATAAGCAAATCAATGAACAGACAAAATTATCGCAAAAAATGGCCAATGAAAAGGCGATCGACCAGGAGAAACAGATCCAGGAAATCGTTTCCCAGGAGCGAAACCGCCTGGCGCGGGAGCTGCATGATTCTGTGAGCCAGCAATTGTTTGCCGCTTCGATGTTCATGTCGGCCATTACAGAGTCACAAACGGATATGGATAAAACGGAAATGAAGCAATTCAAGGTCGTGGAAGAGATGATCCATCAATCTCAGCTCGAGATGAGGGCGCTCCTGCTTCACTTAAGACCCGTTGCGTTGAAGGGAAAATCATTACAAGCGGGAATGAAGGAGCTCCTCGAGGAATTGGCCCAAAAGGTGACCATGGATATAGATTGGAAGGCGGAGCCGGTTATCCTTGATAAGGGGATTGAAGACCACCTGTTCCGGATTTTACAAGAATCGATTTCCAATACACTGAGACATGCAAAGGCGACCTCGCTTGAAGTGCTATTGATCGTTCGTGATGGCTTGATCATTTTCCGGATCACGGATGATGGCATCGGCTTTAACACGGAGGAGGCAAAAGCCGGATCTTACGGACTGCAAAACATGCATGAGCGGGCCGTAGAGTTGGGGGGGACCATGCAGCTCGTAAGCGTTCCGAATAAAGGGACAAAGCTCGAGGTGAAAATCCCCTTGATACATACAGGAGGTGATCAGGATGATTAA
- the liaF gene encoding cell wall-active antibiotics response protein LiaF: MLNKMKTDYMGWIFLIGIVLLFLEISFKGGGLLFPLAFSVVLIYLGRKFTKRTIGKILFFTGLISLIITVLNMFVFKFFLFAILIYFLLLYYQSKKNPDWINPIITNEGFDEEQVHKEPLLKSGHLFQNKLFGHQQTGEQVYEWNSVNVQSGVGDTVIDLSRTILPKGDAVISLRNIIGNITVLIPYGIEIRVHHSIMAGRARIFENKPESRVFNQIHSFQTAGFDEADHKVHIITSILVGDLEVKRV; the protein is encoded by the coding sequence ATGTTGAACAAAATGAAAACGGATTATATGGGTTGGATCTTCCTCATCGGAATCGTCTTGCTTTTTTTGGAGATTTCCTTCAAGGGTGGAGGCTTACTGTTTCCGCTTGCTTTTTCGGTTGTCTTAATCTATTTGGGCAGGAAATTCACTAAGCGGACAATCGGGAAGATTTTATTTTTTACAGGACTGATCTCACTGATCATCACAGTTTTGAATATGTTCGTTTTTAAGTTTTTCCTTTTCGCCATTCTCATTTATTTCTTACTTTTATATTATCAGTCGAAAAAGAATCCCGATTGGATCAACCCGATCATCACCAATGAAGGGTTTGACGAAGAACAAGTCCATAAGGAGCCGTTATTGAAAAGTGGGCATCTCTTTCAAAATAAGTTGTTCGGCCATCAACAAACGGGTGAGCAGGTATACGAATGGAATTCCGTGAATGTTCAAAGCGGGGTTGGTGATACGGTCATTGATTTGAGCCGGACGATCCTGCCGAAAGGGGATGCCGTCATTTCCCTTAGGAATATCATTGGCAATATCACGGTCCTCATCCCGTATGGCATCGAAATAAGGGTCCATCATTCCATCATGGCGGGGAGAGCGCGGATTTTTGAAAATAAGCCTGAATCGAGGGTCTTTAATCAAATCCATTCTTTTCAAACAGCGGGCTTCGATGAAGCGGACCATAAAGTGCATATCATCACGTCCATCCTTGTTGGGGATTTAGAGGTGAAGCGGGTATGA
- a CDS encoding PspA/IM30 family protein, translating to MGNLFSRMKQTISADFHDLLDKKEQKNPIGMLNQYLRQCEQETEKVGKLLERQYLLKEEFTREYNQAQSLAEKRKNQAEVAKQSGETELMEFALKESLHYEDRAQSLMEAHKSAEVQLAELERKYEEMKHKLKDMHLKRMELMGRENIARANHRINRVLDAGRTEAKPVAMFEEMEHYIDRIEHKVDADYNRHTIDARIAQLEKELEQKEA from the coding sequence ATGGGTAATTTATTTTCTAGAATGAAACAAACGATTTCGGCGGACTTTCATGATTTGCTAGATAAGAAGGAGCAAAAGAATCCGATCGGCATGCTGAATCAATATTTGCGGCAGTGTGAGCAGGAGACGGAGAAGGTCGGCAAGCTGCTTGAGCGTCAATATCTTCTGAAAGAAGAGTTTACGCGTGAATATAATCAAGCGCAAAGTTTAGCTGAAAAACGCAAAAACCAAGCCGAGGTTGCGAAGCAGTCCGGTGAAACGGAGTTAATGGAGTTTGCCCTTAAGGAAAGCCTGCACTATGAAGATCGTGCGCAAAGCTTGATGGAGGCGCATAAGAGTGCGGAGGTTCAGTTGGCTGAGCTGGAGCGTAAATATGAAGAAATGAAGCATAAGCTCAAGGATATGCATTTAAAGCGGATGGAATTGATGGGCAGGGAAAATATTGCCCGGGCAAACCACCGGATCAATCGAGTGTTGGATGCCGGCCGCACGGAGGCCAAACCGGTAGCGATGTTTGAAGAGATGGAGCACTATATTGACCGCATCGAGCATAAAGTCGATGCCGATTATAACCGGCATACCATCGATGCGAGAATCGCCCAGCTTGAAAAGGAATTGGAACAGAAAGAAGCGTAA
- a CDS encoding TetR/AcrR family transcriptional regulator, which translates to MIDGQVGDKRHLRSMMTRQKLLEAAKEIFLEEGYQAAVISQMIKRANIGYGTAYVHFKGKEDLLIVLMENVMGQFYEIAETSFFPKSKDEARQIINNQAKAFLLMAEAERNMLQVFEQAIGMSAVISDKWKAIRLKFTQRISKDVAYAQQKGLARAELNHEIVAKGWFFTNEMYLWEIVRNEHQSSVEEIAQTITSVYVEGLYV; encoded by the coding sequence ATGATTGATGGCCAAGTAGGGGATAAACGTCATTTACGCTCGATGATGACACGGCAAAAGCTATTGGAAGCTGCAAAAGAAATTTTTCTTGAAGAAGGGTATCAAGCCGCAGTCATATCCCAGATGATCAAAAGGGCGAATATCGGATATGGAACGGCCTATGTGCACTTTAAAGGAAAAGAGGATCTATTAATAGTATTAATGGAGAATGTGATGGGGCAATTCTATGAAATTGCCGAGACCTCTTTCTTTCCGAAATCAAAAGACGAAGCGAGACAAATCATAAACAACCAAGCCAAGGCTTTTTTATTAATGGCAGAGGCTGAACGCAATATGCTCCAGGTTTTCGAACAGGCCATAGGAATGTCGGCCGTCATTTCAGATAAATGGAAAGCCATCCGCCTGAAATTCACCCAGCGGATATCAAAGGACGTCGCCTATGCACAGCAAAAAGGACTGGCAAGAGCCGAATTGAACCATGAGATTGTTGCAAAAGGCTGGTTTTTCACAAATGAAATGTACCTCTGGGAAATTGTCCGGAACGAGCATCAAAGCTCTGTCGAAGAAATCGCTCAAACCATCACCTCCGTTTACGTCGAAGGCCTATATGTATAA
- the kynU gene encoding kynureninase, with translation MVTTYTLDYAKQLDEQDALHAFRNEFYLKPDSIYMDGNSLGLLSKRAERTLLESLSDWKEHGIDGWTQGKHPWFFMAEELGAKMAHLVGASADEVIVTGSTTVNLHQLVSTFYKPEGSRTKILADELTFPTDIYALQSQLRTHGLDPETHLIRVKSRDGRFLEEDDIIEAMTDDIALIILPTVLYRSGQILDMKRLTEEAHERGIMIGFDGCHSIGAIPHSFREWDVDFAYWCNYKHLNGGPGAVGGLYVNRKHFGTMPGLAGWFSSSKEKQFDMEHTLTQADSAGAYQIGTPNVLSCAPLIGSLEIFMEAGIENIRGKSLKINQYLIDLVEYELKDMGFFIGTPREEARRGGHVSLEHKEAARICKALKANGVIPDFRAPNIIRLAPVALYTSYAEVWEVVRILKRIMTEKQYEKYKNEREVVA, from the coding sequence ATGGTTACAACATACACGTTGGATTACGCGAAACAGCTGGATGAACAAGATGCCCTTCATGCATTTAGGAATGAGTTTTATTTAAAGCCTGATTCCATCTATATGGACGGGAACTCCTTAGGTCTGCTTTCAAAAAGGGCTGAGCGCACTCTTTTGGAATCTTTATCGGATTGGAAGGAACATGGGATCGACGGGTGGACACAGGGAAAACACCCATGGTTTTTCATGGCTGAGGAACTGGGGGCAAAAATGGCCCATTTGGTCGGTGCTTCCGCCGATGAGGTCATCGTAACCGGCTCGACTACGGTGAATCTGCATCAGCTCGTGTCCACCTTTTATAAGCCTGAAGGATCCCGCACAAAAATCCTGGCGGATGAGCTGACCTTTCCGACAGATATTTACGCACTCCAAAGCCAGCTGCGCACTCATGGGCTCGATCCGGAAACCCATCTCATCCGAGTGAAGAGCCGGGACGGCCGATTCCTTGAAGAGGATGATATCATCGAAGCCATGACCGATGATATCGCTCTCATCATCTTGCCGACGGTCCTGTATCGCAGCGGCCAAATATTGGATATGAAACGTCTAACCGAGGAAGCCCATGAAAGAGGAATCATGATCGGATTCGATGGATGCCATTCGATTGGTGCGATCCCGCATTCATTCAGGGAATGGGATGTTGATTTTGCTTATTGGTGCAATTATAAGCATTTGAATGGCGGTCCTGGCGCCGTTGGCGGCTTGTATGTAAACCGTAAACACTTTGGGACGATGCCTGGATTGGCCGGCTGGTTCAGCTCAAGTAAAGAAAAACAATTCGATATGGAGCATACGTTAACTCAAGCCGATTCCGCTGGTGCCTACCAAATTGGGACACCGAATGTGTTAAGCTGTGCCCCTTTAATCGGATCCTTGGAAATTTTTATGGAGGCAGGAATTGAAAACATCCGGGGAAAATCTCTCAAAATCAATCAATATTTAATCGACTTGGTCGAATATGAGTTGAAGGACATGGGGTTTTTCATCGGGACGCCTAGAGAAGAAGCGCGGCGCGGCGGCCATGTCAGTTTAGAGCATAAAGAAGCTGCACGCATTTGCAAAGCATTGAAAGCTAACGGCGTGATACCGGATTTCCGGGCGCCCAACATCATTCGCCTAGCTCCGGTTGCGCTCTATACCTCCTACGCGGAAGTTTGGGAAGTCGTCCGAATCCTCAAAAGAATCATGACAGAAAAACAATATGAAAAGTATAAAAATGAACGTGAAGTCGTGGCATGA
- a CDS encoding amino acid permease yields MENNHIQLNRKDDPEKGLKRSLETNKLSMIAMGCAIGTGLFLGSGLAIQAAGPSVLLSYALGAFIVLLLMGCLAEMTVAHPTSGSFGAIAETYVNPMAGYLVRYSYWISNVLAVGVEVSAVSVYMKYWFPAVPGIVWILLFAGVLIYVNATSVNTFATFEYWFSFLKISAIVGFILLGAYVLLGTSEQPHIGPENFVNEGGFFPFGWWGMWVAVFISLFSFLGTEMIAITSGEAKDPDVAVPKALKATVFRLSTFYVLTIGIMLMIVPWKTAGIEESPFVKVMEILNIPGASGIMNFIILTAALSAMNAQLYASTRMMFSLARRENAPSILGKLNKRNVPANALAVSTMGIFIAAGVHALLPGSSYAFMMGISMFGAIFTWFMIFISHLYFRVQWEKSGGRRLPVRMIGFPYLTILGAGLLFCLMITTWFTDFKIMLQFGVPWLLFLSVAYFVSKKRNSIQHPGQESPNKKIN; encoded by the coding sequence ATGGAGAACAACCATATACAATTGAATAGGAAAGATGATCCAGAAAAAGGATTGAAGCGATCATTGGAAACCAATAAGCTTTCGATGATTGCCATGGGCTGTGCCATCGGGACGGGTTTATTCCTTGGCAGCGGGCTTGCCATTCAAGCGGCAGGTCCAAGCGTATTGCTCAGCTATGCACTGGGGGCGTTCATTGTCCTGCTGTTGATGGGCTGTTTGGCAGAAATGACAGTGGCTCATCCCACTTCCGGATCGTTTGGGGCCATTGCTGAAACGTACGTGAATCCCATGGCGGGTTATCTTGTTCGCTATTCTTACTGGATAAGCAATGTCTTGGCTGTTGGCGTGGAAGTTAGCGCAGTCAGCGTGTATATGAAATATTGGTTCCCTGCCGTACCGGGAATCGTATGGATTTTACTGTTTGCAGGTGTCCTTATTTATGTAAATGCCACTAGCGTAAATACCTTCGCTACATTTGAATATTGGTTCTCCTTTCTTAAAATAAGTGCCATCGTTGGTTTTATCCTCCTTGGAGCCTATGTACTACTCGGTACATCCGAACAGCCACATATAGGACCGGAGAACTTCGTGAATGAAGGCGGTTTTTTCCCATTTGGCTGGTGGGGAATGTGGGTAGCCGTATTCATTTCATTATTCAGCTTTCTTGGAACAGAAATGATAGCGATTACATCAGGCGAAGCAAAAGATCCCGATGTAGCCGTTCCGAAAGCATTAAAAGCTACGGTTTTTCGTTTATCCACTTTCTATGTCCTGACAATTGGGATCATGTTGATGATCGTTCCATGGAAAACAGCTGGAATCGAGGAAAGCCCCTTCGTAAAGGTGATGGAGATCTTGAACATCCCCGGTGCTTCCGGAATCATGAATTTCATCATTTTAACGGCCGCGCTATCTGCCATGAATGCTCAGCTCTATGCTTCGACACGCATGATGTTTTCGTTGGCGCGGCGGGAAAATGCACCTAGCATTTTAGGGAAATTAAACAAAAGGAACGTTCCGGCAAATGCACTGGCTGTCTCGACAATGGGGATTTTCATTGCTGCAGGTGTTCATGCTTTACTTCCAGGTTCCTCCTATGCCTTCATGATGGGCATTTCCATGTTCGGTGCCATCTTCACTTGGTTCATGATCTTCATCTCCCATTTGTATTTCAGGGTGCAATGGGAGAAATCAGGCGGCCGTAGGCTACCGGTAAGAATGATTGGCTTTCCCTATCTAACCATTTTAGGTGCAGGCCTTTTATTCTGCCTGATGATTACGACTTGGTTTACGGATTTCAAAATCATGCTTCAATTCGGGGTTCCTTGGCTGTTATTTTTATCTGTTGCTTATTTCGTTTCGAAAAAAAGAAATTCGATCCAGCATCCAGGACAGGAATCTCCCAATAAAAAGATAAATTAG
- the kynA gene encoding tryptophan 2,3-dioxygenase, whose amino-acid sequence MKNRNDKEQNGSGLERNIQTDFQKSMSYGDYLHLDQILSSQHRCSDHHDEMLFIIIHQTSELWMKLILHELKAATECIRHNNLEPSFKMLSRVSRIQQQLIQSWNVLATLTPAEYMEFRDKLGQSSGFQSYQNRLIEFALGNKNAHTLAVYQHEADLYEQMQQALHEPSIYDEAITALVARGLPVDQDAISRDWSQKYEPNASVEDAWLTVYRDVEQYWDLYELAEKLVDIGHQQQLWRFNHMSTVERIIGNKTGTGGSSGVTYLKRALDQHFFPELWSLRTKL is encoded by the coding sequence ATGAAGAATAGGAATGACAAGGAACAAAACGGATCTGGACTAGAAAGAAATATCCAAACCGATTTTCAAAAATCGATGTCTTACGGGGATTATCTCCACCTCGATCAGATTTTATCGAGTCAGCATAGGTGCTCCGATCATCATGATGAAATGCTTTTTATCATTATCCATCAAACGAGTGAGTTATGGATGAAACTCATTTTACATGAATTGAAAGCTGCGACGGAGTGCATCCGCCATAACAATCTGGAGCCCTCGTTTAAAATGCTGTCACGTGTTTCGAGAATCCAACAGCAGCTGATTCAGTCATGGAATGTCCTTGCAACCTTGACCCCGGCTGAATACATGGAGTTCAGGGATAAACTGGGACAATCCTCAGGATTCCAATCCTATCAAAATCGCCTGATTGAATTTGCGCTGGGAAACAAAAATGCCCATACGCTAGCAGTCTATCAGCACGAGGCCGACCTCTATGAGCAAATGCAGCAGGCCCTTCATGAGCCAAGCATCTATGACGAGGCGATCACCGCTCTTGTCGCGCGTGGTCTGCCTGTTGATCAAGACGCCATCAGTCGCGATTGGTCGCAAAAATATGAACCGAATGCCAGTGTCGAGGATGCATGGCTGACCGTTTATCGCGATGTCGAGCAATATTGGGACTTATACGAGCTCGCAGAGAAGTTAGTGGACATCGGCCACCAGCAGCAATTATGGCGCTTCAATCATATGAGTACGGTCGAAAGGATCATTGGCAACAAAACCGGAACCGGTGGATCATCCGGTGTTACGTATTTAAAAAGGGCTCTCGACCAACACTTTTTCCCAGAACTTTGGAGCTTAAGAACGAAGCTTTAA
- the kynB gene encoding arylformamidase codes for MSTWIDISQRLDEQVATWPGDKPFSYKVSWSKEESGSVNVGHISMSVHTGTHIDAPFHFDNEGKRVIELDLDLYIGCSRVIHLPNRTNIGVTDLANHDLQGVTRLLIRTDAWKDRSVFPETIPPIQPEIATYLSGLGIRLLGLDLPSVDPLDSKELSAHHELAVHGIHILEGLVLDGIDPGNYELAALPLPLVHADGSPVRAALKKIP; via the coding sequence ATGAGTACATGGATTGATATTTCACAGCGACTGGATGAACAAGTCGCAACTTGGCCGGGCGATAAACCATTCTCATACAAAGTAAGCTGGAGCAAGGAAGAAAGCGGATCGGTCAATGTAGGCCACATCAGCATGAGCGTCCATACTGGTACACATATCGATGCACCGTTTCATTTTGATAATGAGGGCAAACGGGTGATTGAATTGGATCTCGATTTATATATCGGGTGTTCCCGTGTCATCCACTTACCAAACAGGACGAACATAGGCGTCACTGATTTGGCCAATCACGACCTGCAAGGCGTGACCCGGCTGTTAATTCGGACGGATGCTTGGAAGGATAGGAGCGTATTTCCGGAAACCATTCCCCCTATCCAACCGGAAATAGCCACTTATCTTTCAGGTCTTGGCATTCGGCTTCTTGGCCTAGATTTACCTTCGGTCGATCCATTGGACAGCAAAGAGCTGTCTGCCCATCATGAACTTGCCGTCCATGGAATTCACATTCTTGAGGGCCTTGTTTTGGACGGGATAGATCCCGGGAATTATGAATTGGCTGCCCTTCCCCTGCCATTGGTTCATGCAGATGGAAGCCCGGTTCGTGCTGCATTGAAAAAAATCCCTTGA
- a CDS encoding DUF2164 domain-containing protein: MFIKLTKEQQELMIADIQYFFSQERDEEITEFAAERVLDFVKESLAPHFYNAAVHDVKHVVEQQYSSLEDEILTLERPIKR; this comes from the coding sequence ATGTTTATAAAGCTAACAAAAGAGCAACAGGAATTAATGATAGCCGATATCCAATATTTTTTTTCGCAAGAAAGAGATGAGGAAATAACTGAATTCGCTGCAGAACGAGTATTGGACTTCGTTAAAGAATCGCTCGCCCCCCATTTCTATAACGCCGCCGTCCATGATGTCAAACATGTCGTCGAACAGCAATACTCTTCCCTTGAAGATGAAATATTAACGCTCGAACGCCCGATTAAAAGATAA
- a CDS encoding LysE family translocator codes for MDNFYLFVLMCILLILLPGPDTAIATRNTVTDGTKGGFKTMLGTCCALLIHTSAAVFGLSAIIVKSALLFSVFKYVGAVYLVYLGIKTLWGLKNNQADNGTVVPAKSRYESHSCFKQGFLTNLLNPKVAVFFLTFLPQFVDPGNKTFLPFLIMGITYTVLTALWFIFYIYLLNQISTFMKKPRTQAIFEGLTGTVLIGFGIKLALEKAHN; via the coding sequence ATGGATAACTTTTATTTGTTCGTGCTTATGTGCATTCTTCTCATTCTTTTGCCTGGTCCGGATACGGCAATAGCCACTAGGAATACGGTTACCGATGGGACGAAGGGTGGGTTTAAGACGATGCTGGGCACTTGCTGCGCCTTGCTTATTCATACTTCAGCAGCCGTGTTTGGTCTTTCTGCGATCATCGTGAAGTCGGCTTTGTTGTTTTCCGTCTTCAAATATGTGGGGGCCGTTTATCTGGTCTATCTAGGGATCAAAACGTTATGGGGATTAAAGAATAATCAAGCCGACAATGGCACAGTGGTACCCGCGAAAAGCAGGTATGAGAGCCATTCATGCTTCAAGCAGGGGTTTCTTACCAATTTACTCAACCCTAAAGTGGCCGTGTTTTTCTTGACTTTCCTGCCTCAGTTCGTGGATCCGGGCAATAAGACCTTTTTGCCGTTTTTGATCATGGGGATAACGTATACCGTTTTGACGGCGTTGTGGTTCATTTTTTATATCTATCTGTTGAACCAGATCAGCACTTTTATGAAAAAGCCGAGGACGCAGGCTATTTTTGAAGGACTGACTGGAACCGTTCTGATTGGTTTTGGGATAAAGCTGGCACTGGAAAAAGCCCATAATTAA
- a CDS encoding MBL fold metallo-hydrolase, which translates to MQTLQHLSKHIVYLTPVQKTDRPVLAAVTGNKKTLLIDAGNSVGHAQLFQDELLKHDISGDLLVLTHSHWDHVFGLEHIRIPVICHEKTYQHIKEMQPLSWEDQALDERVEEGTEIPFCADAIKLELGRNREISMPLPDIRFEKKLTIDLGDVTCIIDHVGGDHAKDSCIIYVPEEKTLFLGDCLYANLYAEKWNYTAEQASRLVEKMEAYDADTYILSHHDQPCTKQEMEAELYLMKQCTRAVVEHRGDRAKIERDLATEANRELTEHELETIGFFVNGYVE; encoded by the coding sequence ATGCAAACTTTACAGCACCTTTCGAAACATATCGTCTACCTGACACCGGTCCAAAAAACGGATCGGCCGGTTCTTGCCGCCGTCACGGGAAACAAGAAAACGCTCCTCATCGATGCCGGTAACTCCGTGGGGCATGCACAGCTCTTTCAGGACGAATTGCTTAAACATGATATAAGCGGGGATTTGCTTGTATTGACCCATTCCCACTGGGACCACGTATTCGGACTGGAGCATATCCGAATTCCAGTCATTTGTCACGAAAAAACCTATCAGCATATTAAGGAAATGCAGCCGCTCTCTTGGGAAGATCAAGCTCTTGACGAGCGGGTTGAAGAAGGCACGGAGATCCCATTTTGTGCGGATGCCATCAAGCTGGAGCTTGGAAGAAATCGAGAAATTTCCATGCCGCTGCCCGATATCAGGTTTGAAAAAAAGCTGACGATCGATCTCGGCGATGTAACCTGTATCATTGATCACGTCGGCGGTGATCATGCCAAGGATTCCTGTATCATTTATGTTCCAGAGGAAAAAACATTATTTCTTGGAGACTGCTTATACGCCAATCTCTATGCGGAAAAATGGAATTATACCGCTGAACAGGCCTCGAGGCTCGTCGAGAAAATGGAAGCCTATGATGCCGATACATATATCCTTTCCCATCATGATCAGCCTTGCACGAAGCAGGAAATGGAGGCTGAACTATATTTGATGAAACAATGCACCAGAGCTGTCGTCGAGCATCGAGGAGATCGAGCCAAAATCGAGCGGGATTTGGCAACAGAGGCAAACCGGGAATTAACGGAACATGAACTCGAAACGATTGGTTTTTTTGTGAATGGATACGTTGAATGA